From the genome of Acetomicrobium sp. S15 = DSM 107314:
ACGACTTGCCGCTTCCGTCATAACCGTGCCCCGCATAATAGCGGGCGAAATCGGCGACCCCGAGGTTGCCCTGAGGCATCCAATCCTTCTTGACATCGTGGTTGCCAGGAATGACGTAATACGGGACGTTGAGCTTGTCGAGCATTGCCTTGACGGCTCTTTGGTTGTGAGGCTCGGAATCCTTGGTGAGGTCGCCTGGCACCAATACGAAGTCTATGTCTTGCTTCTCGTTGATCTCGTCGATGGCCCAGGAGAGGACATCTTGGTTGTAGTGAAACATCTTCCACGTGTTTTCTGGCTCGTTCAAGGCCATGTGGAGATCGCTCAAGACGGCGAAGGCGACCTTTTTGGCAACGCCGCCCTGAAGCTGGAATATGGTTTTACCTATGTAGGTATTGTCTTTGATGCCGGAAAAGAGCGCAGACCCTGGCCCGTAGGCAAACAGCGGAACCATGCAGCCGTCATGTTCGTGCGTAGTCCAACCAGTGTTGGCACGCACGTTTATCACAGCCACGACGGGATCGGTGGCTGCCCATTCGCCTTCGATTGTAAGCCCTCTTTGAATGGCGGCTACTTCTTCATCGGATAGATCCGTTACACCCATATACTCAGCTGCAATCCTCTTTATAGCCTCAGGGGAGGGGTCTTTCTTCAGCATCGGTGCGATCTTTTCCTCGGCCGATCCTTTCACGGCAAAAAACACCTCGGGTTTTGCCCACTGTTTTTCGCCCATGCCTATGGAAAGTCCTCCGTTGGCATGGTCTGCCGTCACGATTACGAGAGTATTACTGTCTGCCTTGGCGAAATCGAGGGCCGCTTTGACGGCCTCGTCGAACGCCAGCATATCAGCCATCGTCGTCGGGGCGTCGTTAGCGTGCGAAGCGTGGTCTATCCTTCCCCCCTCGACCATGAGGAAGAAGCCTTCAGGGTTTTCCTTCAAGATCTCTATGGCTGCTTCTGTCATCTCCGCGAGGCTTGGCTCTTTGTCAGGGTTTCTGTCGAGCTCATAGCTCATGTGGCTGCCTTTGAAGAGGCCTAAAATTTTACCCCCGTTGTTAGTAGCATCCAAGAGTCCCTGGCGATCCTTTACGAAAGCATATCCCTTGGCTTCCATTTCTTTGACCAAATCCCTGTCGTCATTCCGCTTGCTTCCTTGTTGCCCTTTTGGGATAAAATGGCGCAAGCCTCCACCCAATAGGATATCTACGCCGGAGTCCACATACTGCTCCGCTATGGCGTTTTCGTTATCCCTGTCATCTATGTGTGTAGCAAATACCGCAGGCGTCGCATGTGTTATGCGAGTGGTGGTCACAAGCCCCGTGGCTTTCCCCTTGTCGCGGGCGTTTTCCAAAACCGTATAAAGCGTCTTACCCTCTGGCGTCTGGGATACGATCCCGTTGTCGGTCTTATATCCCGTGGCCAACGCCGTGCCTGCTGCAGCCGAGTCTGTGATGACGCCGCTCGACGGCAAAGGTTGTGTCGTCATAGCCCCTCCTACTTGGCACTCCTCTATGGCGAGGCTACCTTTGGCCAGTTTCCCTAAGGTGAGCTGGGGGAAGCCCATGCCGTCTCCGATCATCAAGATGACGTTTTTGGGCATTTCGCCGTCAGGAGCGGCGGCCATAGCCCATCCCGTGAAAAAGGTTGCGAGGAGCAGGAAAGTCGCTCCCCATTTTGCAAAGATGCGCCTCTTCATTTCGAAAAACCTCCTTTTGCACATTTTGTCTTGCCCGAGTACGGGCGTTCCGCTAAACCGCAGTGCTCTCGGCAGTTTGTTCGCTTAAAAAAGAAGCCTCCCCCCTTCGAAATAGCATTTGTCATGCAACGGCTTAATTCTATTTATCTAGTGTTTCAGATTTGTTGAAATCTCATTAACATTACGTAAAAGCTTTTGTCTCTTTGTACCCTTTAGGGTTCAGGTTTTCACTTTTTGTCCTTCTTGGCCTCCACCTTTCACTTTCTAAAAACAGGACCATCGCGAGATTGACATTACTCACTCCTTGTCCATAGAATTGATGCGGCTTGAAATATTACTGAGATCTAAAGAGGAGGACACGCGTAATGTCAAAGGGAGCTTACAATGCTTTGATCATGCATGAAAATGACAACGTAGCTACTGCGATCAAAGATTTGGAGGCAGGGGATATAGCCATAGCCAAGGGCGAGTCGGGCACGTTTGAGGTGAAGGTCCTCAAAAAAATCCCTTTCGGCCACAAATTTGCGCTAAAGGATATCCCCGCCGGTTCCGCGGTGACGAAGTATGGCGAGACGATCGGCCTGGCTTCGCAGGATATAAGAAAGGGAGATCATGTTCACGTTCATAACGTTGAGGGAACGCGCGGCAGGGGAGACAAAGTTAGACAGGGGGCACATTAAATGAAGATAATGGGATATCTAAGGCCCAATGGGGCCGTAGGGATTAGGAATCACCTTTTGGTATTGCCATCTGTAGTGTGTGCCAACGATGTGGCCAGAAAGATAGCGGAGCAGCTGGCCGGTGCTGTGTGGGTCGATCATCAGCACGGCTGTGCCGAGCTTGCGCCCGATGCCGAACAGACCCACAGAACGCTCGCAGGGTTTGCCAGCAATCCAAATGTGGGAGCGTGCATCATCGTGGGATTGGGCTGCGAGGTGGTGAACGCCCATGGTTTGGCGGAGGCTGTGGCAAAAACTGGCAAGCCAGTTGAGTGCTTCGTAATTCAGGAGGTAGGAGGCACCGTAAATACGGTCGCAGCGGCGGTGAAGGCGGGAAGTCGAATGCTTGAGATGCTTTCTAAACAAGAGAGAGAGGAGTGCGACCTCTCGAGCATCATCCTGGCGCTCGAATGTGGTGGCTCTGACGCCTGTTCCGGCATTGCGGCCAATCCCGCAGTGGGGGCGGCGAGCGACATGCTCGTCGAGCAAGGGGGAACTTCTATCTTGTCCGAGACTCAGGAGCTGATAGGCGCCGAACACCTTCTGGCTAAGCGTGCCGTCTCTCCCGAGGTCGCCGAGCGCATTTGGTATATCTGCAAGCGCGCCGAGGATGGGGCACTCAAGATGGGCGTTGACATAAGATACACAAACCCGGCCCCCGGCAATATCGAGGGGGGCATAACCACGCTTGAGGAAAAATCCCTCGGTTGCATACACAAGGCAGGCCATGCCCCGATTCAAGAGGTGCTCGAATACGCCGAGGCACCCAAAAAGAAGGGGCTCGTCATCATGGACACCCCTGGCCACGATGTTGAATCGATCACAGGCATGGTGGCCGGAGGCGCACAGATTGTGGTCTTTACTACTGGCAGAGGAACGCCCGTGGGCTGTCCTATAGCTCCAGTCATAAAGGTCGCGAGCAACACGACCATGTACGAGCGCATGAAAGACAACATGGACATAAACGCCGGCGAGATCGTCGATGGCAAGAAGAGCATCCGCGACGTTGGTAAGGAGATCTTCGACGAGATCATAGCTGTGTGCAACGGCAAGAAGACGAAGGCCGAAGTCCTCGGCTTCGGCTCCTTTGCCATAAATCGCATAGGACCTACGCAGTGATCGCGCTTTCGCCGCAGGTGGGCAATGTGAGGGCATGAAAGAGGGCGCTGAGCCGCATCGGACTCAGTGCAATTGGCGTAAGGCGGGAAGGGAGGGGAAGGGTATGTTGAACAAGGCGGAGCCGTTTTTCGTCTCTGCGCTGGAGGATATGGAGCATTCCGGACGGCGCAAAGGCAAGGAGAACATCGTCGTGGGCGTCAAGAGGCCGGAGGACGGCAAAGGACCTCGTTATTTGGTCAGGGGAAAAGAGGGGCAGGAGTTTATTAGGATGAACTCAAACTCCTATCTGGGTTTTTCCTTAAACGAAGAGCTCCTTGTCGCCGAGGAGACCGCATCCAGAGCATACGGTGTCGGGCCCGGTGCGGTGCGCTTCATCAGCGGCACATACAAGCCGCATAGGGACCTTGAGAAGAAGTTGGCCGCTTTCCACGGCAGGGAAGAAGCGATGGTCTTCAGCTCCGCCTATTCGACGGTCGTAAGTATCCTTCCCTCGCTCGTCACGGCTGAGACTGCGGTGATAAGCGACGAACTGAATCACAACTGCATCATAAACGCCGTAAGGCTCTCAAGGCCTAAAGATAAGGCGGTGTACAAGCATCTGGACATGGCAGAGCTTGAGGGGTGCATCATAAGTTTCATAGAGCAGTCGCGCCGCCTTATCGTCGTGACCGACGGCGTCTTCAGCATGCGAGGCGATTATGCGCCCTTGAAGGCGATCGCTAACGTGGCACAAAAATACGACGTTCACTTTCCGGAAGGGATTTTGGTGGTCGTCGACGACTCGCATGGCGTTGGGGCCTTTGGAGAGACTGGGCGAGGAACGGAGGAGTTCACGGGAGGGCGCGCCGACATCCTCATCGGGACGCTGGGCAAGGCCTTCGGCGTCAACGGAGGTTATGCCGTTTCGAGCGATGCGGCCATTACATACCTTAGAGAGACCGCCCCTATGTATATCTATTCCAACCCGATAACACCTGGCGAAGCCGCCGCCGCTCTCAAGGCCTTAGAGATCCTCGAAAGCCAGGAGGGGAAGAGGATTTTGGCTCACCTCAGGGCCATTACGAAGCGCTTTAGGAGCGCAGTCTCGTCGTTGGGTTATGAGGTCATAGAGGGCGATCACCCGATAGTCCCCATAATGATCAGAGATACGAAGAAGACAGCGGAGCTGATCTCCTTCCTCGCCGAGCGGGGGATCCTGGCTACGGGCATGAACTACCCCGTCGTGCCCAAAGGTGACGAGGAAGTCCGCTTCCAGGTGAATGCGGATCACACAGAAGGCGATATAGATTACGTTATAGAGGCGCTGAGAGAATATAGGCGCAAAGGTGGGTAGGCTTTCGTCTGAAGGCACAACAGAGGCCCGCCTACGGCGATGCTGGTTGCCTTTTTGTGCCATCTACGCAGTTTTACCCTGTCTTTTAGCCCGTCCGGTTGTTTATGCTCTCGCGTGGGAGGTATGTTCAATGAACAAACGGTGTCTATCGTTGGTAGCCGTTATGAGCGTATTTGCTCTCGGCTTCAATGCTTTATATGCTCCGGTTGCCAGTGCGCAAGCGTCACAGGATAAGGCGAACGAAAGCCGCTCTTTGGCACTCGAGGCCCTCGAAGCTCAGGTGTGGGAGAAGGCTCGCCAGCTCGCGCTGGAGCCTTATCAAGAGCCTTCCGAGAAGGCGCCGGATCTCTTGAAAAGACTGACGTATGATCAGTGGCGCGACATCCGCTTTAAACCGGAGAAGGCCCTTTGGCGGGATGAAGGACTGCCCTTCCAGCTCCAATTCTTTCACCTTGGCTTTTATTACGATTATCCGGTCAAGATCAACGTAGTTACCGATCAGGGCATTACACAAGTCCCATTTTCTCCTGAGCTTTTTGACTACGGCAAAAATGCGTTGCCCAAAGAGGAATTGGAGGGGTTGAGCTTCGCTGGCTTCAGAGTCCATTATCCTATCAACAAGCCCGATTATCACGATGAGCTAATCGTATTTTTGGGCGCGAGCTACTTCCGCGCTCTCGGGAAAAATCAACGCTACGGAATCTCTGCGAGGGGGCTTGCTGTGGATACAGCTTTGCCTAAGGGCGAGGAGTTTCCCCATTTCAGGGAGTTTTGGATAGTAAAGCCAACCCAGGATGCCAAGAGCCTCACTATCTATGCGTTGTTAGATAGCCAAAGCCTCACCGGAGCTTATAAATTCTTCGTGCAGCCAGGTGAAAATACGGCTGTAGATGTCAAGGCGACGGTTTTCCGCAGAAAAGATATAGAGAAAATTGGCATAGCCCCTTTGACCAGTATGTTCTACTACGGCGAGAACAGCCGCAATCGCCCCGACGACTATCGCCCCGAGGTTCACGATTCCGACGGTCTAATGATAGCGCTCAGGAGTGGAGAGTGGTTGTGGAGGCCGCTGAACAATCCTCCCCGCCTTACAACCTCCGCTTTTCAGGTCGAAAAACTCGCGGGCTTTGGCCTGCTCCAGCGCGACATGGATTTCGATCATTATCAGGATCTGGAGGCTCGTTACGATCTGCGCCCCAGTGTCTGGATCTCTCCCAGGGAGGATTGGGGAGAAGGGCATGTGGAGCTGATCGAAATACCAACCGCATGGGAGACCACGGACAATATCGTAGCATTCTGGGTTCCTAAATCGCTGCCGGCGCTGGGCGAACCCGTCGATTTCTCCTACAGGATGAGTTGGCACTTCCCAAAAGGTTCGCCTCACGGCGGAGGTTGCGTGGTAGCTACCCGTACGGGAAAGGGAAAGGACGAGGGCGTAAGGCGATTTGTTGTAGATTTTGAAGGAGGAGCCCTCAATGCGATACCGACCGATGTCGGTCTCACCAGCGTGGTTACGGTCACTGAGGGTATGGAAATTTTGGAGAAGATTCTGATGAGAAACGAGGTCACAGGCGGGTGGCGTCTCGTCCTCGAGGTGCGCCCCGCAAAGGGCGGCCCCATAGAGCAGCTCATCCCTGAGAGGAGGCCCAGGGTTGAAATGCGGGCCTTCCTAAAGAAAGGCGAGGATCTGCCCGATGTCCTCACCGAGACGTGGAGCTACGGCTACCAACCGTGACGGGCACGAGGTTTTCTACATGGATAAGGTCTGGTATGAAGTCGAGAAGCGGATTTTGCTTTACATTTGGGCTATAGGCGTTGTGCCTATCACCTCCCTTAAGCTTGCCGTTGAGGTAGTTAACCGCGCATTTTCTCGCAAAGACGACTCAAATCCGGTCAAAAAAGCCGTAGAAGAATTGCAAGCCATCCTTAGCAAAGGGGACGTTACCATAAGACATCCGAGATGGCGCCGTCTGGGCGAGGCGGCCTCGCCGCTGATTTTGACCGAAGGGTGTGGGGGAACCGCGTCAGCGCCGCCGCTGAAGCGCGTCTCTATGGCTCCTAAGGGGTTTGAGCTGGGTTTGCGCAGTCTCTTTTCCACGAATAGAGAGGTTGTTGACGAAAAGCCGCCGCTGTGGGAGCGCGCAGCCGGTCGCAGGAGGTTTTTGCTCACCGTTCTTGTGGTGATTTCAACTTCTGTGGCGACTTCTATCATGGGAGTTGCGATGCCGCACAAGGGCGGAGCGCTCCTTGAGCCCCTCATGATAATAGCGTTTGCGGCGCTTTTTGCGTGGATATCCGTGGGTTTTTGGACAGCCATAGCGGGTTTTTTCACGATTCTTAGGCGTTTCGACCGTTTTGCCCCCAAGATCGAACTGAAAGAGATCTCGCCAGATGTGCGCGTCGCCGTACTGTTTCCCATTTTCAACGAGGAGACCGAACGCGTCTTCGCAGGAGTTGAAGCGACATATCGCTCCCTTGAAAAGACCGGCGAGCTCGAGCACTTTGATTTCTTCGTATTGAGTGACACCAACAACCCAGACATATGGATCTCGGAAGAGCTGGCATGGGCTGAGGTGTGCGAGCGCCTCAATGCCTTAGGGAAACTCTTTTATCGCCGCAGGTGGAGGAATACGAAGAAAAAGAGCGGCAACATCTCCGACTTCTGCAGAAGGTGGGGCAAGGATTATCGCTACATGGTTGTCTTCGATGCCGACAGCGTAATGAGCGGGGAAGCCTTGGTGAAAATGACGTGTGCCATGGAGGCAAACCCAAAGATCGGGATATTGCAGACGGCTCCGAAGGCTGTGAGAAGGCGCACCCTTTACGGTCGCATCCAACAATTTGCGAGCCACGTCTATGGTCCGCTTTTTACGGCCGGCCTCCATTTCTGGCAGCTCGGCGACGCGCAATATTGGGGACACAACGCCATTATCCGCGTCGAGGCGTTCATGAAGCATTGTGCTCTCCCCAAATTGCCCGGAAAGCCTCCATTAGGGGGAGAAATTTTGAGCCACGACTTCGTCGAGGCAGCTCTCATGAGGAGAGCGGGTTTTGAGGTCTGGCTGAGCCACGACCTTTCGGGCAGTTACGAGGAGGTCCCTCCGACGTTGTTGGAGGAACTGTCGCGGGACCGCCGGTGGTGTCAAGGCAACCTCCAGCACGTGAGGCTGTTTTTGTTGAAAGGGATAATCCCGACTCATCGTTTTCTTTTTTTAAACGGCGCCATGATATATGGCTCTGGCTTATTATGGTTCTGTTTCATATTGATGAGTTCGCTTGAAGCCATCTTGGAAGTTTTGATCGAGCCGGTCTATTTCCCGGCGGAGTATGCTCTCTTTCCCCAATGGCCTGTGTGGTATCCTCAATGGGCGTTGATACTCCTGGTTACGACGTTGATCATTCTCTTTCTTCCAAAGCTCTTGGGCGCATTTTTGGTCTTGATCAAGGGGGAGGCCCGTCTTTTTGGCGGTGTGAGGAGGCTTTTTATGAGCATGATCCTCGAGGTGTTTTTTTCCATCTTGTTTGCCCCCATAAAGATGCTATTTCACAGCAAATTTTTCTTTTTTGCCCTCCTGGGGCAGCAAGTGGCGTGGGGGCCCCAGGAGAGGAGCGATGTGGGTACCTCTTGGAAGAGGGCTTTGCGCTTTCATTGGAGCGGCACTTCCATAGGGCTCCTGTGGGGAGCCTTAATATTGATCGTAAACCCCTCGTTCTTCCTGTGGCTCTCCCCGATAGTGGTCTCCTTCGTGCTATCGCTGCCGCTTTCAGTGTGGACGAGCAGGGCTACCGCAGGTGAGGCCTTCAAAAGGAAGGGGCTTTTCCTGACCCCCGAGGAGACGAGGCCCTCTCGTGAACTCGACCTTTTAGAAAAAGCCTTGTCGAAGGATCTCCGTCTTCCCGAAAGCGGATTTAGGTCCGCCGTTTTAGAGCCGTGGGTGAACGCCTTTCATAGAAGTCTATTGCGAAAGAAGGGCAGGATGCTAAAAAGAGAGGAAAATCTCCTTTCGCGAGCCCTCGAGGTCGGCCCTGGTGGCCTTTCGAGGTCTGAGGTGATGATGATCTTGAAAAACCCCAGCCTGCTCTTTGCGATACACAGGGGTGTTTGGGAGGCATCGGGCAACGATATCGGAGAAAGGTGGATGCTTCTCGGGACAGTGCGGGCGTGGCCTTATATTTAACGTCCGCACTGCCTTGTGACCTCGTATCCCTTTAGATCGATCCGGCAGCGCAATCCGCTTCGGACTGCGGCTTCTAATATCCTCACCCTCAATTTGCCCGCGTAGCGCTGGGCTTCACCGCGATCGAAGAATATTTTTCTCCACAGCGGCAGTAACTTAGGAAAGCGTTTCGCCAAAAGCGGGTAGCAGGCGCGCCAAACGCCGCTCCTCGCGTGGATCAGGTCCACCCAGAGGCCTTGAAGGGGCAATCGGCGGATGCGTGCAAAGAGTTCGCTCAAACTATCCACGTCGTCGCTCAGGCCCGGCAAAAGAGGCGAAAGCGAGAGGTATATGGGGATGCCGTATTGTGCAGCCTCTGTGAGGATCCTTAGGCGTTCCTCGGGGGGCGAAGCGCGAGGCTCCCATAATAGATTTAGTGGCGGCGGAGTACTCAGCGAGACGCCCAGCGTCACCATGTTTCGATATTGGCTCAGTACATCAAAATCCCTTCTGATCAGATCTGATTTGGTCAGACAACGGAGCGGGAAACCTCCTTTTAGCAAAATCAATAGGCACTCTCTGGTTATGCCAAAGTGCTTCTCCGGCCATTGCCAGGCATCGCAGACCGATCCAACCATGACCTGCTTTGGAGGGTAGCGCTTAACTTCCCTCGCCAGTACGCTGGGCATGTTCGTCCTGGCGTGGCAATATGTTCCCCATGGCGGGGGATTGTCCTCGAAGCACTGCATCATGCGACAATAACCATACACGCATGCGTGCAGGCAACCGCGATAAGGGTTCAACGTATATTCATCCCATGGCGGGCGCTGTAGTGCGCTGCGGCAGGTTGTCTCTTCTATTTTGACCTCTTCGCGAGACGAAGGGGAGCCTTTATTTTTGGCTACGAAGAGCTCGAGTTGTCTCATCCCTCGCTCCTTTGCTCATCCGAGGCATGGGTAGGAGCCCAATAGGCGGAAACGGGCACTCCTGCTTTTAACTTTCTCCAACATTTTTGCGACGACTTCATCGCTCGCGTCGCCTTCGAAGTCGACGAAGAAGTTGTATTCGAAAGGGTTGCCCGGCAGCGGTCTGGATTGTATCAGAGTCAGATTGAGCTTCGCCTCGTAAAAGGGTTCAAGGGCCTCAAATAACGTTCCAGGTTTGTGGGGGACGTTGAAGAGTATTGAAGTTTTGTTTCGAGAGAAGGGCTTGTTGGGTTGCCTCCCCACGACCCAGAAGCGGGTGGTATTGTGGGGTTGGTCTTCTATGTGTTCTATTGCGATATCGAGGTTGTGAATTTCAGCGGCAAGGCGGCTGCATATCGCTGCTTTTCCTCTTTGCCCCTTCACGAAGGCTGCCGCAGCGCTCGTGCTCGAGGCGGGGATTTGTCTGGCGCGAGGGAGGTTGGTCCTCAGCCAAAGCCTGCATTGGGCCAGGGCCTGTGGATGAGAGTAGACTTCGTCGACCTCATCGATTGATGTTTGCCAAGTTGCCAGCATGTGAGCTATGGGCAGCCTGACCTCGCTCAATATGCGTATGTCTTGAGGGGCGGTCGAGAATGCGTCGAGCGAGGCGTACACTGTCCCTTCTATCGTATTTTCTACAGGTACGACCCCTAAATCCGCCCTCTCCCTTGCCAGAGCATCGAATACACCTTGGGGGTTATCGACAAAGGCGACATCTATATGAGAACCTAACGCTTTAACCGTGGCCTCTTGAGAGAAAGAGCCGGCGGGCCCCATGCACGCTGCTCTGAGCTGCTTTTGGACTGCCCTGCACAGAGAGATTACCTCTCTGTATATGGCATCCAGCGCCTTCGCGTCTATATCCGGGCAAAGGTTGTGCAGGCGCTCCATCAGGGCGAATTCCCGCACGGGATCATATATGGCCCCCTCTTTCATCCCTCCCATAGCCCGCGCAACCTCGACGCGCCGCCTCAAAGACCTCGCTATCTCCTCGTCGATCGAGTCTATCTCTCTTCGCAGCTTCTCTATCTCTGTCATAACCTTCCCTCCTAAAGTCGGTTAGCGCAGCCGCGGGCGGACGATGTCACTTACGGCTAAACTCTCGCCCTCTGCTACAGAGACCGCCTCGACAATGGCCCAATCCTCGGAGAGGGATACCACCTCGACGACGGCTATGTGGCTGGGTATCTTAACTATCGTCCCCTCTTTTGCATAGATCTCCTGCACGCGATATGCGTCGAGTTTGCCTTTTTCCCTCAATCCCTTTGCCATGCCTATATTCACGAGATATCTATCGCCTCCTCCGGATTCTTGGGGTATGATCCTTACTATGCGCCCTTCGAGCGCGAGCATCTCGGAGGCCCCGTTTAAAAATAGATCGCACAGCTCCTCTATTGCTACTTTACAGGCGGCCCAATAGGGGGATCTCTCGAACTCATCCCAAGTGAAATGCCCCTGCGGTTCTGTCTTGAATTCAGGAGTCCACCTGTCGATTTGTTTTTCTGCAACGCGGGAGAACAGGAAATTTCCACGGCCGTCGTAGGCTACCAATCGAACAAGGGCCCTTCCCTTCATTTGACTCCCCAAGACATCGCTTTTAATGCGCCTTAGCTCGTGAAGGGATAGCTCCGCTATCAGGTCGATTTCGTCGGGAGAGGCCTTGCTCTCGGTGGAATATACCTCAAGAGAAGGAAAGCGCCTCAAGAGGGTTGCAAAGGCTTCGGCCGTTTCGGTGGGCAAGGGATCCGACGGGTCGAAGCGGTTTCTCCATACAGGAAAGCCCGACTGATTCTCAGCCGTCGACACCAGGACGCCGATTGCCCATTGAGAAGCCCAGGCTTCGGGCATATATAGCAAAAGCAGGGCCAAGAGTGTACCGAGCAGTATCGCCTTTTTCATAAAAGCTTCAACTCCTCGTTCACAGATCGAAAGAACTCGTCTATGTCGGCATCCACCCTCAGCGCGACTCGGCTTGAGGGGAGATAAAACTCCGAGACCTCTCCTTTGTTGACCACTACGATCTCACCCGACGTGGCAGATGGTATCATCGCTGCCGGCGTCACCACGAGCGATGAGCCTACGACGAAGAAAAGGTCAGCTTTTCTGGCCAACTCGAAACACTCGTCTATGTGTTTTACAGGTTCGCCGAAGAAGACGATGTCGGGCTTTATAACCCCGCCGCAGTTGTCGCACCTCGGGATCTCTTTTTCGAATGTCATCCTCTTGCTCGTCTCATAGTCGAAAGACTTGCCGCATTTAGTGCAATGGCTTTCCCAAATGCCACCGTGAATCTCATATACCTTGTGCGAGCCGGCCCTCTGGTGCAGCGCATCGATGTTTTGGGTTATTACGCCCAACAGTTTACCCTTCTTCTCTAAGGCGGCGAAGAAGAAATGGGCAAAGGTGGGCTTCGCGGCATCGAGTGCCTTCAAAAGCTCGCGGTGAAATGAATAAAACAAAGAAGGATCCCGATAAAAATACTCTATATCGAAAATCCTCTCCGGGTCAGGTATGCCTGCCCTTTTGTAAAGCCCTTGAGGTCCTCGGAAATCGGGGATCCCGGCGTTCGTGGACATGCCGGCGCCGGAGAGAAGGACTATGGCATTGGCCTTTTTGATCATCTCAGCGCACTGGCTTGCCTCTTGTTGCAATGCTTTCACCCCCTGAAGTTATTATAATGATTTTCACGGGAACGATTTACGAAGTAGGATAGCGTCAAAGCCAAGCGGTGGTGGCTGTTCTTAAGGTCAATATGCAGTAAGTTTTCCAGATCATTTAAGTAATTGCGTATCGTATTGTAATGAAGGTGCAGAACCTCAGCTGCTCGTTTTGCATTGAAGTCGCACTGGATCAAAGAGCAGGCCAACTGCAGGGTGCTGATCGCATGTCGACCCGGCTTGGATTCCAAAAGAGGTTTCCAATAGCGCTCCCACAAGGATTCTGCCTCTGGGAGCCTGCCCAGGTTTGAGA
Proteins encoded in this window:
- a CDS encoding SIR2 family NAD-dependent protein deacylase — its product is MKALQQEASQCAEMIKKANAIVLLSGAGMSTNAGIPDFRGPQGLYKRAGIPDPERIFDIEYFYRDPSLFYSFHRELLKALDAAKPTFAHFFFAALEKKGKLLGVITQNIDALHQRAGSHKVYEIHGGIWESHCTKCGKSFDYETSKRMTFEKEIPRCDNCGGVIKPDIVFFGEPVKHIDECFELARKADLFFVVGSSLVVTPAAMIPSATSGEIVVVNKGEVSEFYLPSSRVALRVDADIDEFFRSVNEELKLL
- a CDS encoding SPL family radical SAM protein, whose product is MRQLELFVAKNKGSPSSREEVKIEETTCRSALQRPPWDEYTLNPYRGCLHACVYGYCRMMQCFEDNPPPWGTYCHARTNMPSVLAREVKRYPPKQVMVGSVCDAWQWPEKHFGITRECLLILLKGGFPLRCLTKSDLIRRDFDVLSQYRNMVTLGVSLSTPPPLNLLWEPRASPPEERLRILTEAAQYGIPIYLSLSPLLPGLSDDVDSLSELFARIRRLPLQGLWVDLIHARSGVWRACYPLLAKRFPKLLPLWRKIFFDRGEAQRYAGKLRVRILEAAVRSGLRCRIDLKGYEVTRQCGR
- the mdoH gene encoding glucans biosynthesis glucosyltransferase MdoH, which produces MDKVWYEVEKRILLYIWAIGVVPITSLKLAVEVVNRAFSRKDDSNPVKKAVEELQAILSKGDVTIRHPRWRRLGEAASPLILTEGCGGTASAPPLKRVSMAPKGFELGLRSLFSTNREVVDEKPPLWERAAGRRRFLLTVLVVISTSVATSIMGVAMPHKGGALLEPLMIIAFAALFAWISVGFWTAIAGFFTILRRFDRFAPKIELKEISPDVRVAVLFPIFNEETERVFAGVEATYRSLEKTGELEHFDFFVLSDTNNPDIWISEELAWAEVCERLNALGKLFYRRRWRNTKKKSGNISDFCRRWGKDYRYMVVFDADSVMSGEALVKMTCAMEANPKIGILQTAPKAVRRRTLYGRIQQFASHVYGPLFTAGLHFWQLGDAQYWGHNAIIRVEAFMKHCALPKLPGKPPLGGEILSHDFVEAALMRRAGFEVWLSHDLSGSYEEVPPTLLEELSRDRRWCQGNLQHVRLFLLKGIIPTHRFLFLNGAMIYGSGLLWFCFILMSSLEAILEVLIEPVYFPAEYALFPQWPVWYPQWALILLVTTLIILFLPKLLGAFLVLIKGEARLFGGVRRLFMSMILEVFFSILFAPIKMLFHSKFFFFALLGQQVAWGPQERSDVGTSWKRALRFHWSGTSIGLLWGALILIVNPSFFLWLSPIVVSFVLSLPLSVWTSRATAGEAFKRKGLFLTPEETRPSRELDLLEKALSKDLRLPESGFRSAVLEPWVNAFHRSLLRKKGRMLKREENLLSRALEVGPGGLSRSEVMMILKNPSLLFAIHRGVWEASGNDIGERWMLLGTVRAWPYI
- the pheA gene encoding prephenate dehydratase; translation: MTEIEKLRREIDSIDEEIARSLRRRVEVARAMGGMKEGAIYDPVREFALMERLHNLCPDIDAKALDAIYREVISLCRAVQKQLRAACMGPAGSFSQEATVKALGSHIDVAFVDNPQGVFDALARERADLGVVPVENTIEGTVYASLDAFSTAPQDIRILSEVRLPIAHMLATWQTSIDEVDEVYSHPQALAQCRLWLRTNLPRARQIPASSTSAAAAFVKGQRGKAAICSRLAAEIHNLDIAIEHIEDQPHNTTRFWVVGRQPNKPFSRNKTSILFNVPHKPGTLFEALEPFYEAKLNLTLIQSRPLPGNPFEYNFFVDFEGDASDEVVAKMLEKVKSRSARFRLLGSYPCLG